A window of the Bacillota bacterium genome harbors these coding sequences:
- a CDS encoding ABC transporter permease translates to MIRRFRPFDGTGAGAATLAAGPSARVQVRRGLGPGLVGFLLALAIVILFGLSTPFGEVSTFGLNPGGHVPAIVLPDLVVPSALGIYLMAFVAGAIGAAYLSAPRVKAGATIGISVAALTLAFLIWAVQGQSLNLLGMLKSTLLRATPIALGAMSGVLCERSGVINIGIEGMMLTAALAAVVAASATSNLYLGLLAAILSGGLLALVHAVLSIKYRVDQIVSGTVINILATGVTSYLSARFLEKYMWLNNSGTLPVWSVPGLSDIPIVGPILFENTLIVYLMLLLVIGIQVMLFSSRFGLRVRAVGEHPRAADTLGINVWRTRYLSVLLGGMVAGIGGAYFSIGSAGRFDEVMTAGRGFIGLAAMIFGNWTPAGAFASSLIFGFADSLQIRMQILQTPIPSEFLLMAPYVATIVALSGVVGRVTPPAADGQPYEK, encoded by the coding sequence GTGATACGTCGCTTTCGACCCTTTGACGGCACGGGCGCGGGGGCGGCCACGCTGGCCGCCGGCCCCTCCGCGAGGGTGCAGGTGCGCCGGGGTCTCGGCCCGGGCCTTGTGGGGTTTTTGCTCGCGCTGGCGATTGTGATCCTGTTCGGATTGAGCACCCCCTTCGGTGAGGTCTCCACGTTCGGGTTGAACCCCGGTGGACACGTGCCGGCCATCGTCCTTCCGGACCTGGTGGTGCCCTCTGCGCTCGGGATCTACCTGATGGCGTTCGTCGCAGGAGCCATCGGGGCGGCGTACCTGAGCGCGCCGCGCGTAAAGGCGGGCGCCACGATCGGCATTTCGGTGGCGGCTTTGACGCTTGCGTTTCTCATCTGGGCCGTGCAGGGCCAGTCGCTAAATTTGCTGGGAATGCTGAAGAGCACCCTCCTCAGGGCAACGCCCATCGCGCTCGGTGCCATGAGCGGGGTGCTGTGCGAGCGGTCGGGCGTCATCAACATCGGTATCGAGGGAATGATGCTGACCGCCGCCCTGGCAGCCGTGGTAGCAGCAAGCGCCACGAGCAACCTGTACCTGGGACTCCTGGCGGCCATCTTGAGCGGCGGGCTTCTGGCGCTCGTGCATGCCGTGCTGTCCATCAAGTACCGGGTGGACCAGATCGTCAGCGGCACGGTCATCAACATCCTGGCGACCGGCGTGACCAGTTACCTCTCGGCCCGGTTCCTGGAGAAGTACATGTGGCTCAACAACTCCGGCACCCTTCCGGTGTGGTCGGTACCGGGCCTTTCCGACATCCCCATCGTGGGACCCATCCTCTTTGAGAACACGCTGATCGTCTACCTGATGCTGCTCCTGGTGATCGGCATCCAGGTGATGCTGTTCTCAAGCCGCTTCGGGTTGCGGGTGCGGGCGGTGGGCGAGCACCCCAGGGCGGCCGATACGCTTGGGATCAACGTCTGGCGCACCCGCTACCTGAGCGTCCTGCTGGGCGGGATGGTGGCGGGTATCGGCGGCGCCTACTTCAGCATCGGTTCGGCCGGGCGGTTCGACGAGGTGATGACGGCCGGGCGCGGCTTCATCGGGCTTGCCGCCATGATCTTCGGCAACTGGACGCCGGCCGGTGCGTTTGCCTCGTCCCTCATCTTCGGGTTCGCGGACTCCCTGCAGATCCGCATGCAGATCCTTCAGACGCCGATTCCCTCCGAGTTCCTGCTGATGGCGCCGTACGTCGCGACCATCGTGGCGCTATCGGGCGTTGTTGGCCGGGTCACGCCACCCGCTGCCGACGGCCAGCCCTACGAGAAGTAG